The following coding sequences are from one Bradyrhizobium sp. 200 window:
- a CDS encoding amidohydrolase family protein, with the protein MNAKTAFDLIFRNARTRSAATTVDIGVSGGRIAAIAPRLECEAAEIEVGGKLTLPGFVDTHIHLDKACLLGRCGHDHGSVGEAIAAVAAMKRDFTVEDIYARGARVIERAIVHGTTRMRTHVEIDPRIGLRGFEAVKALKRDYAWAIDLSICVFPQEGLTNDPGAEELLIAALRDGGEAIGGCPYMDADPNAHLERVFDLAQEFDVDIDLHLDFDLDPSWWHLEEVCRQTERRNYQGRVAIGHATKLSALPPDRLKAAAARLAKSGVAVTVLPATDLYLMGRDATHNAPRGLTVAHKLVENGVLCSVATNNVLNPFTPFGDASLLRMANFYANVAHAGVSEFDACLNLVTELPARLMNLRDYGIAPGNPADLIILDTDSGPNAIAELPDMLMGFKNGRQVFERRKPKLFPPQS; encoded by the coding sequence ATGAACGCGAAAACGGCCTTCGACCTCATCTTCCGCAACGCCAGGACACGGTCTGCCGCCACGACAGTCGATATCGGCGTCAGCGGCGGGCGGATTGCCGCCATCGCGCCGCGGCTTGAATGCGAAGCCGCCGAGATCGAGGTCGGCGGCAAACTCACTCTGCCCGGCTTCGTCGACACGCACATCCACCTCGACAAGGCCTGCCTGCTCGGCCGTTGCGGGCACGACCATGGCAGCGTCGGCGAGGCCATCGCCGCGGTCGCAGCGATGAAGCGCGATTTCACGGTGGAAGATATCTATGCGCGCGGGGCGCGGGTGATCGAGCGCGCGATCGTGCACGGCACCACGCGTATGCGCACCCATGTGGAGATCGATCCGCGCATAGGCTTGCGCGGCTTCGAGGCGGTCAAGGCGCTGAAGCGCGACTATGCCTGGGCGATCGACCTCTCGATCTGCGTATTTCCGCAGGAAGGCCTGACCAACGATCCCGGCGCCGAGGAACTGCTGATCGCGGCCCTGCGCGACGGTGGCGAAGCGATCGGCGGCTGTCCCTACATGGACGCCGACCCGAATGCGCATCTCGAAAGAGTTTTCGATCTCGCGCAGGAATTCGATGTCGATATCGATCTGCATCTCGACTTCGATCTCGATCCGTCCTGGTGGCATCTCGAAGAGGTCTGCCGGCAGACTGAGCGGCGCAATTACCAGGGCCGCGTCGCGATCGGCCATGCCACAAAATTGTCGGCGCTGCCGCCGGACCGGCTGAAGGCAGCCGCCGCGCGGCTGGCCAAATCCGGCGTCGCCGTCACCGTGCTGCCCGCGACCGATCTCTATCTCATGGGCCGCGACGCCACGCACAATGCGCCGCGCGGGCTGACGGTGGCGCACAAGCTCGTCGAAAACGGCGTCTTGTGTTCGGTCGCGACCAACAACGTGCTCAATCCGTTCACGCCGTTCGGCGACGCCTCGCTGCTGCGGATGGCGAATTTCTACGCCAATGTCGCGCATGCCGGCGTCAGCGAATTCGACGCCTGCCTCAACCTCGTCACCGAACTGCCGGCGCGGCTGATGAACCTGCGGGATTACGGTATCGCGCCGGGCAACCCGGCCGATCTGATCATCCTCGACACCGATAGCGGCCCGAACGCGATTGCGGAACTGCCCGACATGCTGATGGGATTCAAGAACGGGCGGCAGGTGTTCGAGCGACGGAAGCCGAAATTGTTTCCTCCGCAAAGTTAG
- a CDS encoding mandelate racemase/muconate lactonizing enzyme family protein: MKKATTIRSVETLACDAGWRNYHFVKIMTEDGIVGWSEYDEGFGAPGVTTAIERLGARVVGKNACQHERIYAELFAATRPAAGGVVALALGAIENALLDVKAKALGVPCYELLGGKIRDRIRVYWSHCATWRINHPDWFKPAITDLDGVKGIGREVREKGFTAMKTNIFVYTDGKPQGWRPGFGSPFEPEINVDRKVLRNLCMHLEAIRDGAGPDVDLLLDLNFNAKTEGYLKILRAIKDMDMFWVEIDTFNPQALGYIRRQSPHPVSSCETLLGLREFLPYFNEQAMDVAIIDTPWNGVWQSMKIAAAAEHFEVNVAPHNFYGHLCTMQNAHFSAAVPNLRIMETDIDRLAWDHELFTHVPEIVDGHLVMPDRPGWGTEPNEEGLRAHPPKSKGGLLNYGQKK, translated from the coding sequence ATGAAAAAAGCCACCACCATAAGAAGCGTCGAAACGCTCGCCTGCGACGCCGGCTGGCGGAACTACCACTTCGTCAAGATCATGACCGAGGACGGCATCGTCGGATGGAGTGAGTATGACGAGGGTTTTGGCGCGCCTGGCGTGACCACGGCGATCGAGCGGCTTGGCGCGCGCGTGGTCGGCAAGAATGCCTGTCAGCATGAGCGGATTTATGCGGAACTGTTTGCGGCAACGCGGCCGGCCGCGGGCGGCGTGGTGGCGCTGGCGCTCGGCGCCATCGAGAACGCGCTGCTCGACGTCAAGGCGAAGGCGCTGGGCGTGCCCTGCTACGAACTGCTCGGCGGCAAGATCCGCGACCGCATCCGGGTCTACTGGTCGCATTGCGCGACCTGGCGCATCAACCATCCCGACTGGTTCAAGCCGGCGATTACCGATCTCGACGGCGTGAAAGGAATCGGGCGCGAGGTGCGCGAAAAAGGCTTTACGGCGATGAAGACCAACATCTTCGTCTACACCGACGGCAAGCCGCAGGGCTGGCGGCCCGGCTTCGGCTCGCCGTTCGAGCCGGAGATCAATGTCGACCGCAAGGTGCTGCGAAACCTCTGCATGCATCTGGAAGCGATCCGCGACGGCGCCGGGCCCGATGTCGACCTGTTGCTGGATCTCAACTTCAACGCCAAGACGGAAGGCTATCTGAAGATACTCCGTGCGATAAAGGACATGGACATGTTCTGGGTGGAGATCGACACCTTCAATCCGCAGGCGCTGGGCTACATCCGCCGCCAGAGCCCGCACCCGGTTTCGTCCTGCGAGACGCTGCTAGGCCTGCGCGAATTCCTGCCCTACTTCAACGAACAGGCGATGGATGTCGCGATCATCGACACGCCCTGGAACGGGGTGTGGCAATCGATGAAGATCGCCGCCGCCGCCGAGCATTTCGAAGTCAACGTCGCCCCGCATAACTTCTACGGCCACCTCTGCACCATGCAGAACGCGCATTTCTCCGCAGCCGTGCCGAATTTGCGCATCATGGAAACCGACATCGATCGCCTGGCGTGGGACCATGAGCTGTTCACCCACGTGCCCGAGATCGTCGACGGCCATCTGGTGATGCCGGACCGCCCCGGCTGGGGCACCGAGCCTAACGAGGAAGGCCTGCGTGCCCATCCGCCGAAGAGCAAGGGCGGGCTGTTGAATTACGGGCAGAAGAAGTAG
- a CDS encoding ABC transporter substrate-binding protein produces MKTRIKWLSPAFFALLLASILAAPQPTRSAGVTDTEIRIGNIMPYTGPLAAFASIGRAEAAYFDMINERGGINGRKIRFISRDDSSNPKTAVEHTSELVEQERVHLMFGSFGTPSNLATRSYLNERSIPQLFVASGDEEWAHPKRFPWTMGWQPTFRSEGRIYANYIQAAYPSKKIAVLWQNDQFGRDLFRGLQEGLGITANMIVADIAIDADMSIDAQVDILKNSGADVLVLNCAPPISARAIRRAAELDWHPVLLLVNAAASIANALRPAGLQNAVGVISTSFLKDASDTTWKEDAAIKEWLAFMDKYYPDGDKEDSYAIFGYAAAETMARVLAQCGDDLSRENIMRQAASLRNFQSAIVLPGIAINTSPADFHPIKQMRLVQFDGNSWQPIGDVIESAFVTRPNDN; encoded by the coding sequence ATGAAAACAAGAATAAAATGGCTGTCACCAGCCTTCTTCGCATTGCTCTTGGCATCGATACTCGCCGCCCCGCAGCCAACGCGCTCCGCTGGCGTAACGGATACCGAAATCCGCATCGGCAACATCATGCCGTATACCGGGCCGTTGGCCGCGTTCGCTTCGATCGGCAGGGCTGAAGCCGCCTATTTCGACATGATCAATGAGCGCGGCGGCATCAATGGGCGCAAGATCAGGTTCATCTCCCGCGACGACAGCTCAAACCCAAAAACGGCGGTCGAGCACACAAGCGAACTGGTCGAGCAGGAGCGTGTGCACCTGATGTTCGGGTCGTTCGGCACGCCGAGCAATCTGGCGACGCGAAGCTATCTTAACGAGAGAAGTATCCCCCAGCTCTTTGTCGCCTCCGGCGATGAGGAGTGGGCGCACCCGAAACGATTTCCGTGGACGATGGGCTGGCAGCCGACATTTCGTTCCGAGGGCCGGATCTACGCCAATTACATCCAGGCCGCCTATCCCAGCAAGAAGATCGCCGTGCTGTGGCAGAACGATCAGTTCGGCCGCGATCTGTTCCGGGGATTGCAGGAGGGGCTCGGCATTACCGCCAACATGATCGTCGCAGACATCGCCATCGACGCGGACATGTCAATCGATGCCCAGGTTGACATCCTCAAGAACTCCGGGGCTGACGTGCTCGTGCTCAATTGCGCGCCGCCGATCTCGGCGCGTGCCATCCGCAGAGCGGCCGAACTGGACTGGCATCCCGTGCTGTTGCTGGTCAATGCGGCAGCTTCGATCGCCAACGCGCTGCGGCCGGCGGGGCTTCAGAATGCCGTCGGCGTGATCTCCACTTCGTTCCTGAAGGACGCCAGCGACACCACCTGGAAGGAAGATGCTGCCATCAAGGAGTGGCTGGCCTTCATGGACAAGTATTATCCTGATGGCGACAAGGAGGATAGCTACGCCATCTTTGGCTACGCGGCGGCGGAAACCATGGCCAGGGTACTGGCCCAATGCGGCGACGACCTGTCGCGCGAGAACATCATGCGGCAGGCGGCGTCCTTGCGGAATTTCCAGAGCGCAATCGTGCTTCCGGGAATTGCGATCAACACCAGCCCGGCCGACTTCCACCCGATCAAGCAGATGCGGCTGGTGCAGTTCGACGGCAATTCCTGGCAGCCGATCGGCGACGTGATCGAAAGCGCGTTTGTGACGAGGCCGAATGATAATTGA
- a CDS encoding hydantoinase/oxoprolinase family protein — translation MMFRIGVDVGGTYTDLVATDESGRTVFAKSPSTPADQSLGVMAGLEELARRLNVSRAEMLAATDRLVHGTTVATNALLERKGAKVALLTTEGHRDIIEMREGLKPDRYDLRSPPPEPLVPREFRFGVRERLRANGEILVPLDAKSLDDAIVGIRQSGATSVAVCFLHSYLNPVHELAAVERLTQALPDISISRSGDVLPQIKEYERVSTTIVNAYVEPIVRRYLTNLEARLTEAGFKGSLFVVLSHGGMAPVEEASRLAAGTVLSGPAGGMSGGRRCSDLVGIPDLVPFDMGGTSTDISLIAGGQASLSADGMLAGQRIALRSLDIASIAAGGGSIASVDASRTLRVGPESAGSVPGPACYGNGGQAATVTDANVVLGYLDATAFMGGKRPLNRAASEAAVDRIAKAMELSRVEAAAGIYRMINLNMADGIRLMTLRRGVDPRKFALLSFGGAAGLHAAEVARELEIKRIIVPTVASVLSAWGMLTSDLRYEVSRTHYGAGARITADEVRELFAGLEQQAAGRLRSWFNGKISIERSAEMRYGEQIFEIDVSLDGLDWSAADLVEKIEDRFHVRHEELYTYASRGQEVVFVNARVAAVGEVQRQDEGAREAASSSACSPRSKRQAFFGGWREVPVYALDDLRPRHTLTGPAIIEAETTTVLVDTGDRVTVNALGWLDISLR, via the coding sequence ATGATGTTCAGGATCGGCGTTGACGTCGGTGGGACCTACACCGATCTCGTAGCGACGGACGAGAGCGGTCGCACCGTATTCGCAAAATCGCCATCGACCCCTGCGGATCAGTCGCTCGGCGTAATGGCGGGTCTGGAAGAACTGGCGCGGCGGCTGAACGTGTCGCGCGCGGAAATGCTCGCGGCGACCGACCGGCTGGTTCACGGCACCACGGTTGCGACCAACGCGCTGCTGGAGCGCAAGGGCGCAAAGGTCGCGCTGCTCACCACCGAAGGCCATCGCGATATCATCGAAATGCGCGAGGGCCTCAAACCCGATCGCTACGATCTGCGCTCGCCACCGCCGGAGCCTTTGGTGCCGCGCGAATTTCGTTTCGGCGTCAGGGAACGCCTAAGGGCCAATGGCGAGATCCTGGTTCCGCTCGATGCGAAATCGCTCGACGACGCGATTGTCGGGATCAGGCAATCAGGCGCCACCTCGGTCGCGGTGTGTTTCCTGCATTCCTATCTCAATCCCGTGCATGAACTCGCAGCCGTCGAGCGGCTGACGCAGGCGCTGCCTGATATCAGCATCTCGCGCTCCGGCGACGTGCTGCCGCAGATCAAGGAATATGAGCGCGTCTCGACCACGATCGTGAACGCCTATGTCGAGCCGATCGTGCGGCGCTATTTGACCAATCTCGAAGCGCGGCTTACCGAGGCGGGCTTCAAGGGCAGCCTCTTCGTCGTGCTGTCGCATGGCGGCATGGCTCCGGTCGAGGAAGCCTCGCGGCTTGCCGCAGGCACCGTGCTGTCAGGCCCCGCGGGCGGCATGTCGGGCGGGCGGCGCTGTTCTGATCTGGTCGGCATTCCCGATCTCGTGCCGTTCGATATGGGCGGCACCTCGACCGACATCTCGCTGATAGCAGGCGGGCAGGCCTCGCTGTCCGCCGACGGCATGCTGGCTGGCCAGCGCATCGCGCTGCGCAGCCTCGATATTGCGAGCATCGCCGCAGGCGGGGGCTCGATCGCCAGCGTCGATGCCAGCCGCACGCTGCGGGTAGGGCCGGAAAGCGCGGGCTCGGTGCCGGGCCCGGCCTGCTACGGCAATGGCGGCCAGGCAGCGACCGTCACGGACGCCAATGTCGTGCTCGGCTATCTCGATGCCACCGCCTTCATGGGCGGAAAACGCCCACTCAACCGCGCCGCCTCGGAGGCCGCCGTCGACCGCATCGCCAAGGCGATGGAGCTGTCGCGCGTCGAGGCCGCCGCCGGCATCTACCGCATGATCAATCTCAACATGGCCGATGGCATCCGCCTGATGACGCTGCGCCGTGGGGTCGATCCGCGGAAATTTGCGCTTCTGAGTTTCGGCGGCGCCGCTGGTCTGCACGCGGCGGAAGTAGCACGCGAGCTCGAAATCAAGCGCATCATTGTACCGACGGTGGCGTCTGTTCTCTCTGCCTGGGGCATGCTGACCAGCGATCTCCGCTACGAAGTCAGCCGCACGCATTACGGCGCCGGCGCGCGCATCACCGCCGATGAAGTGCGCGAACTCTTTGCCGGGCTGGAGCAGCAGGCCGCTGGCCGGCTGCGCTCATGGTTCAACGGAAAGATTTCAATCGAGCGCTCCGCGGAGATGCGTTACGGCGAACAGATCTTTGAGATCGACGTCTCGCTCGACGGCCTCGACTGGAGCGCCGCCGATCTCGTCGAGAAGATCGAGGACCGCTTTCATGTCAGGCACGAGGAATTATACACCTACGCCTCGCGTGGCCAGGAGGTCGTGTTCGTTAACGCCCGCGTCGCGGCGGTGGGCGAAGTCCAGCGCCAAGACGAGGGCGCACGCGAAGCCGCATCATCCAGCGCCTGCTCGCCACGCAGCAAACGGCAAGCCTTCTTCGGCGGCTGGCGCGAAGTTCCGGTCTACGCGCTCGATGATCTGCGGCCCAGGCACACTTTGACGGGCCCTGCAATCATCGAAGCCGAGACCACGACCGTGCTCGTCGACACCGGCGACCGCGTCACGGTCAATGCGTTGGGCTGGCTGGATATTTCGCTGCGCTGA